The Pirellulales bacterium genome has a segment encoding these proteins:
- a CDS encoding type II secretion system GspH family protein, protein MRKERSGFSLLEMLAVVVLLGIIATLVVPRVANSSLTARSNTTQHILSSLNSAIEQYQLDHGSYPSSLKELVPDYLPDGVPACPEVGGQFTINEKTNRAEVIH, encoded by the coding sequence ATGCGCAAAGAACGAAGCGGGTTCTCGCTGCTCGAAATGCTGGCCGTCGTCGTGCTGCTGGGCATCATCGCTACGCTGGTCGTGCCCCGGGTCGCCAATTCGAGTTTGACGGCGCGGTCCAACACGACGCAACACATACTCTCCAGCTTGAACTCGGCGATCGAGCAATACCAACTGGATCACGGGTCGTATCCCAGCAGTCTGAAAGAGCTGGTTCCCGATTACTTGCCCGACGGCGTGCCGGCTTGCCCGGAGGTGGGGGGCCAGTTCACGATCAACGAAAAAACGAATCGGGCCGAAGTCATCCACTAA
- a CDS encoding GspE/PulE family protein has protein sequence MAGRLGDILVDRGQITQEQLESALRSQGSERGMLGTILLRRGLITIPQLGSALAEQFEVPFQEIVPQAVNPQVVRLLPEDFARQHHVAPIDIQHGCLALAMTAPDDIAAISEAELITGYQVHPLVALDADVQAVLDRGFDDRVTARQTIIDMKIHELDERQADLTAEVEVAVVEDNDAPVIRLVKAILMGAINAGASDIHLEPHRPEMRIRYRVDGELQQVMTIPNHIEEAVVARIKVMSDMDTTENRRPQDGRLSVEEAGTKVNFRVSTIPTVGGEKVVLRLLDEGSKVFDLDKMGFSPADRARLQKLIDKPHGMIVVTGPTGSGKSTTMYAVLTHLNQVRRNIVTVEDPVEYRLPGVNQIQADNEFGLGFANALKYIMRQDPDVILVGEIRDHDTAQTSVQAALTGHLLISTLHTNDAVGAVARLNDLGIDSFKIGGALLGSLAQRLLRRICPECKEPAAPNEALLRVLSKGRAVSPDAVFYHGRGCKKCLNTGYMGRLPIFEIMEVTPVLADAIERGLPVTKLRELAVEGGMVELAAAGLEQALAGRTTLEEVYYKTSG, from the coding sequence ATGGCCGGACGGCTCGGCGACATCCTGGTAGATCGTGGCCAGATCACGCAGGAGCAACTGGAAAGCGCGTTGCGCAGCCAGGGCTCCGAACGCGGGATGCTGGGCACGATCTTGCTGCGCCGCGGCTTGATCACGATCCCGCAGCTGGGCTCGGCCTTGGCCGAGCAGTTCGAGGTGCCGTTCCAGGAAATCGTGCCGCAAGCGGTCAACCCGCAGGTCGTGAGGCTGCTGCCTGAGGACTTTGCCCGGCAGCACCATGTGGCGCCGATCGACATTCAACACGGCTGCCTGGCGCTGGCGATGACGGCGCCGGACGACATTGCCGCGATTTCAGAAGCGGAGCTGATCACCGGCTACCAGGTGCATCCGCTCGTGGCGCTCGACGCCGACGTGCAGGCGGTGCTCGACCGGGGGTTCGACGATCGCGTCACGGCCCGACAAACGATCATCGACATGAAAATCCACGAGCTCGACGAGCGGCAGGCCGACCTGACCGCCGAAGTCGAGGTCGCGGTCGTCGAAGACAACGATGCCCCGGTGATCCGGCTCGTCAAGGCGATCCTGATGGGGGCCATCAATGCCGGGGCCAGCGACATTCACCTCGAGCCGCACCGTCCGGAAATGCGGATTCGCTACCGCGTCGACGGCGAACTGCAGCAGGTGATGACGATTCCGAACCATATCGAGGAGGCCGTCGTCGCGCGCATCAAGGTCATGTCCGACATGGACACGACCGAAAATCGCCGCCCTCAAGACGGTCGCCTGAGCGTCGAGGAAGCCGGCACGAAGGTCAACTTTCGGGTGAGCACCATCCCGACGGTCGGCGGCGAAAAAGTCGTGCTGCGCTTGCTCGACGAAGGCAGCAAGGTCTTCGATCTCGACAAGATGGGCTTTTCGCCCGCCGATCGCGCCCGGCTGCAAAAACTGATCGACAAGCCGCACGGCATGATCGTCGTCACGGGCCCCACGGGCTCGGGCAAGAGTACGACGATGTATGCCGTGCTGACGCACCTGAACCAGGTGCGCCGGAATATCGTCACCGTCGAAGACCCCGTCGAATATCGGCTACCGGGGGTGAACCAGATTCAGGCCGACAACGAATTCGGCCTGGGGTTCGCCAACGCCCTGAAATACATCATGCGCCAGGACCCAGACGTGATCCTGGTCGGCGAAATTCGCGATCACGACACGGCGCAGACCTCGGTGCAGGCGGCGCTAACGGGCCACTTGCTGATCAGCACGCTGCACACCAACGATGCCGTCGGCGCCGTAGCGCGGCTCAACGACTTGGGGATCGACTCGTTCAAGATCGGCGGCGCGCTGCTGGGGTCGCTCGCGCAGCGGCTGCTGCGACGGATCTGCCCAGAGTGCAAAGAGCCCGCCGCGCCGAACGAAGCGCTGTTGCGCGTCCTGAGCAAAGGACGGGCCGTCTCGCCCGACGCGGTGTTCTATCACGGTCGCGGCTGCAAGAAATGCCTGAATACCGGCTACATGGGCCGGTTGCCGATCTTCGAGATCATGGAAGTCACGCCGGTCCTGGCCGACGCCATCGAGCGTGGATTGCCGGTGACCAAGCTCCGCGAACTGGCTGTCGAAGGAGGCATGGTCGAACTGGCCGCGGCCGGACTGGAGCAGGCCCTCGCCGGCCGGACGACGCTCGAAGAAGTCTATTACAAGACGTCGGGGTGA
- a CDS encoding PilN domain-containing protein, which produces MKRKSNKSLARSVAIEVCHSTLHAVVCDQRDDQRREARTHAVNWRQAARNLHDPAAAGELAAALKRLAAEWKLGHAALQIVLSPDHCVTRVSIGKAEEVRQELRELEERCHSYLLLGGGPKSLGGCVRQVDAKVQHALLAVANQRALSNLVDAAAEAGLKIDIVEPGLVAVCRLIGKLGLDATGPGLVVQLSERGAEVGLSYQGQLLIEYRPVARTSHEQLPDIVAGHLGRLQRYCDRYVRFAAGPIGRIILCGNRQAIEAVRAGFADRMKLPVDVLDAPQGNTTWEFTGPRPGPEFCAALGACLRVVEPDQTAEAPNLLARLRAQTREPIMPLVTKTFWPVAAALVIGAASWGGTWWQQHECSLLEAAVEKFEPQRRQASLLRRKSVCDLEKTELLAALSKAIQRPAWDQISATIARCLPEDVWLDAVLADGEGHLRLQGASHTNDGVYEFVRWLQQYPSLAQVAVNGTRTIQETHGPVTQFEISCDLAGYGGVAGDGHGKP; this is translated from the coding sequence GTGAAACGCAAATCGAACAAGAGTCTGGCGCGCTCGGTCGCCATCGAGGTGTGCCACTCGACGCTGCACGCGGTCGTCTGCGACCAACGCGACGATCAGCGCCGCGAGGCCCGCACGCATGCGGTCAATTGGCGACAAGCAGCGCGAAACCTGCACGACCCGGCCGCGGCCGGCGAGCTGGCCGCCGCGCTCAAACGGCTGGCCGCCGAATGGAAACTCGGACATGCCGCGTTACAGATCGTGCTCAGCCCGGACCATTGTGTAACGCGGGTATCGATTGGCAAGGCCGAGGAAGTGCGGCAAGAACTGCGCGAGCTGGAGGAACGTTGCCACTCTTACCTACTGTTGGGCGGCGGTCCCAAGAGCCTGGGCGGCTGTGTGCGCCAAGTCGATGCCAAGGTCCAGCACGCCTTGCTCGCCGTCGCCAATCAACGGGCACTCAGCAACTTGGTCGACGCGGCAGCCGAAGCGGGCTTGAAAATCGATATTGTCGAGCCGGGGCTCGTGGCCGTGTGCCGGTTGATCGGCAAGCTCGGTTTGGACGCTACCGGACCGGGCCTGGTCGTGCAGCTTTCAGAGCGCGGTGCCGAGGTCGGCTTGTCCTATCAAGGACAATTGCTGATCGAATACCGGCCCGTCGCCCGGACTTCGCATGAACAACTGCCGGACATCGTCGCCGGGCACTTGGGGCGGTTGCAAAGATACTGCGATCGCTACGTGCGGTTTGCCGCGGGCCCCATCGGCCGGATCATCCTCTGCGGCAATCGCCAAGCCATTGAAGCGGTGCGGGCAGGGTTCGCCGACCGGATGAAGTTGCCCGTCGACGTGCTCGATGCGCCGCAAGGCAACACCACCTGGGAGTTCACTGGCCCGCGGCCGGGGCCGGAGTTCTGTGCGGCGCTCGGTGCGTGTTTGCGCGTGGTCGAACCGGACCAGACGGCCGAGGCGCCGAATCTGCTGGCACGGCTGCGAGCGCAGACGCGCGAACCGATCATGCCGCTGGTGACCAAGACCTTTTGGCCGGTAGCCGCGGCTCTGGTCATCGGAGCGGCCAGCTGGGGCGGGACCTGGTGGCAGCAGCACGAATGCTCGCTGCTGGAAGCTGCCGTCGAGAAATTCGAGCCACAGCGCCGGCAAGCCAGCCTGCTCCGCCGCAAGAGCGTGTGCGACCTGGAGAAGACCGAACTACTGGCCGCCCTGTCCAAAGCCATCCAGCGCCCCGCCTGGGACCAGATTTCGGCGACGATCGCTCGTTGCCTGCCGGAAGACGTGTGGCTCGACGCCGTGCTGGCCGACGGCGAGGGACACCTCCGCTTGCAAGGGGCCAGCCACACCAACGACGGTGTTTACGAGTTCGTCCGCTGGCTGCAGCAGTACCCGTCGCTGGCGCAGGTTGCTGTCAACGGTACGCGGACCATTCAAGAGACGCACGGTCCGGTCACACAGTTCGAGATCAGTTGCGACCTTGCCGGTTACGGCGGCGTTGCAGGAGACGGTCATGGAAAGCCTTGA
- a CDS encoding type II secretion system GspH family protein codes for MMHRRSTNVGRLKSAGFSLLELLAVVAILGALSAIAVVRFSSADATGKKNACYVNSRDVEAQVQLWYRNHLAWPATNLKDIGDDTAYFPKGLPRCPVDGSRYTIDATTHRVVGHTH; via the coding sequence ATGATGCATCGCAGGTCAACCAACGTCGGCCGCCTGAAATCGGCGGGATTTTCGCTGCTCGAACTGCTGGCGGTTGTAGCGATTCTCGGGGCACTATCGGCAATCGCCGTCGTACGTTTTTCTTCGGCTGACGCAACCGGCAAGAAGAACGCATGCTACGTAAACAGTAGGGATGTCGAAGCCCAGGTGCAGTTGTGGTATCGCAACCACCTCGCCTGGCCGGCGACGAACCTGAAGGACATTGGCGACGACACGGCATACTTTCCCAAGGGCTTGCCACGATGTCCGGTCGACGGGTCGAGGTACACGATTGATGCAACGACACATCGTGTCGTGGGGCATACGCATTAA
- a CDS encoding type II secretion system GspH family protein, giving the protein MKAQPKRSGFSLLELLAVVVILGIIAAVVVPRVTVSSSTAKSKVNVHTAATLNSAIERYYIDNGSWPANLAALVPTYLPGGVPTNPVDGSAYGIDATSHRVTGTGL; this is encoded by the coding sequence ATGAAAGCCCAGCCTAAGCGTTCCGGTTTTTCGCTCTTAGAGTTGTTGGCCGTGGTCGTGATCCTGGGGATCATCGCCGCGGTGGTCGTGCCGCGCGTGACCGTGTCGAGCAGCACCGCGAAGTCCAAGGTCAACGTGCACACGGCCGCCACGCTCAATTCGGCGATTGAGCGCTACTACATCGACAATGGCTCGTGGCCGGCGAACCTGGCGGCGCTGGTGCCGACCTACTTGCCCGGCGGCGTGCCGACCAACCCGGTCGATGGCTCTGCCTACGGGATCGATGCCACGTCGCACCGCGTGACGGGCACCGGTCTGTAA
- a CDS encoding prepilin-type N-terminal cleavage/methylation domain-containing protein, whose protein sequence is MWQARTKSRRGGFTLLELVVTAALAATLGASVFVLLRTSQSAWEAHHSDLERLEGAHAAIRHLVRNIRQATAVKNISKADDADGSLSLLMPSGEIYVWQHTGTQILFGLNDASSLLAENIQALYFTCYTADGVTLTTDVGAVQCVDCVATVQLANTAGTLRTVRCRAWRRSW, encoded by the coding sequence GTGTGGCAGGCACGAACTAAATCGCGACGCGGCGGGTTCACGCTGCTGGAACTTGTTGTCACGGCCGCACTCGCCGCGACGCTGGGCGCGAGCGTGTTTGTACTGTTGCGCACGAGCCAGTCGGCCTGGGAGGCTCATCATTCGGATCTCGAGCGCCTGGAGGGGGCCCATGCGGCGATTCGCCACCTCGTGCGCAACATCCGGCAGGCCACGGCGGTGAAGAACATCAGCAAGGCGGACGACGCCGACGGCTCTCTGTCGCTGTTGATGCCGTCGGGCGAGATCTATGTCTGGCAGCACACCGGCACCCAGATTCTCTTCGGCTTGAACGATGCATCGTCGCTGCTGGCCGAGAACATCCAGGCCTTGTATTTCACCTGCTATACGGCCGATGGAGTGACCCTAACCACGGACGTCGGCGCCGTGCAGTGCGTCGACTGCGTGGCCACGGTGCAACTGGCCAACACGGCGGGCACGCTGCGGACCGTGCGTTGCCGGGCCTGGAGGCGCTCATGGTGA
- a CDS encoding prepilin-type N-terminal cleavage/methylation domain-containing protein produces the protein MVAQQRKTLGGDRRAFGCAPAGFSLLELMAVLTLIGLLATVSLSTLPQRMGNLSTKVDARRIVLDLVHCRRAAIATGDNHVLVLNYSGKAVNGYTPSRRTAKGLVPVEQPRTFPGDVKAEFSGGEPEFTFEGSALASYEIVLTATSRVTVVTVVQATGSAQVSEK, from the coding sequence GTGGTTGCTCAACAGCGGAAAACGCTCGGGGGCGACCGGCGGGCCTTTGGCTGCGCCCCCGCGGGGTTCAGCCTGCTCGAATTGATGGCGGTCCTGACACTGATCGGCTTGCTGGCCACGGTCTCGCTCTCGACTTTGCCCCAGCGGATGGGCAATCTCTCGACCAAGGTCGATGCCCGTCGCATCGTGCTCGACCTGGTGCACTGTCGCCGGGCGGCGATCGCCACGGGCGACAATCATGTGTTGGTCCTCAACTACTCGGGGAAGGCCGTCAACGGCTACACCCCTTCGCGGCGCACGGCCAAGGGGCTGGTGCCGGTCGAACAGCCGCGCACGTTTCCCGGCGACGTGAAGGCCGAATTTTCCGGCGGCGAGCCCGAATTCACCTTCGAGGGCAGCGCGTTGGCCAGCTACGAGATCGTGCTTACGGCCACCAGCCGGGTAACCGTCGTCACGGTGGTGCAGGCCACGGGCAGCGCCCAGGTTTCCGAGAAGTAG
- a CDS encoding response regulator — protein sequence MRSHAPHILLAEEDGFLAELMAFRLELLGYQVQSVASGSELLVQAREQLPRGILMDSHQPDADGLDLVNRLTSDPQTKDIPILVFSIDCDLELVQKAHAAGARDFLVVPFDPTTLERKVERLLSLQPLSATSR from the coding sequence ATGCGTAGCCATGCGCCTCACATCCTGTTGGCCGAAGAAGACGGCTTCCTGGCCGAGTTGATGGCGTTTCGCCTCGAACTGCTCGGCTACCAGGTGCAGAGCGTCGCCTCGGGCAGCGAGCTGTTGGTCCAAGCACGCGAGCAGCTGCCGCGGGGCATCCTGATGGACAGCCATCAGCCCGACGCCGATGGGCTCGACCTGGTCAACCGCCTGACGAGCGATCCGCAGACGAAGGACATCCCGATCCTGGTGTTCTCGATCGACTGCGATCTGGAACTGGTGCAAAAGGCGCATGCCGCGGGCGCCCGCGATTTTCTCGTGGTGCCCTTCGACCCGACGACACTCGAACGCAAGGTCGAGCGTCTGCTGAGCCTGCAGCCCTTGAGCGCGACGAGCAGATAG
- a CDS encoding carotenoid oxygenase family protein has protein sequence MEELSKSTVLATFGESHPYLSGMFAPVRREITATELTVVGEIPRDVSGMFVRNGSNPQFAPPGRYHWFDGDGMLHGVHLVDGRATYRNRYVRTRGWVAESEAGQSLYTGIMEPPTGRTPDGPFKNTANTDVVFHAGRLLALWWLGGDAHQARLPDLETVARYNFDGQLRRGITAHPKVDPRTGEMMFFDYSPRPPFMYYGVVAATGQIVHQVPISLPGARLQHDMAITEHYSILFDFPMFWDPRLLAQGKARVVFDPHMPSRFGILPRLGDETSLRWFEAPACYMYHTINAFEEGDEIVLIGCAIDNPLPPKRSAGATPRLDVIELAPYLTRWRFNLATGTSHVERLDDVPTEFPRMNNQQLGRPARYSYNPRIARADTLQFDGLIKYDLATGTSQTLSYGPGRFGGEAVFAPRASGQAEDDGYLFTFVYDEQNDQAELWIIDAARFEGEPVARVAIPQRVPIGYHACWVSEAEIRGQRLPA, from the coding sequence ATGGAAGAACTGTCCAAGTCGACGGTGCTCGCAACGTTTGGCGAGTCGCACCCTTATCTCTCCGGCATGTTCGCGCCCGTCCGCCGAGAGATCACCGCGACCGAGCTGACGGTCGTGGGGGAGATTCCGCGCGACGTCTCGGGGATGTTCGTCCGCAACGGCAGCAATCCACAGTTTGCCCCCCCTGGGCGTTATCACTGGTTCGACGGCGACGGCATGCTGCACGGCGTCCACCTGGTCGACGGCCGGGCCACCTATCGTAACCGCTATGTGCGGACGCGCGGCTGGGTCGCCGAGTCCGAGGCGGGCCAGTCGCTCTACACCGGCATTATGGAACCGCCCACCGGCCGTACGCCTGACGGGCCGTTCAAAAACACGGCCAATACGGACGTCGTGTTCCATGCCGGGCGGCTACTGGCCCTGTGGTGGCTCGGCGGCGATGCACACCAGGCGCGCCTGCCCGACCTGGAAACCGTCGCCCGCTACAATTTCGACGGCCAGCTTCGCCGCGGAATCACGGCCCATCCCAAGGTCGATCCGCGCACCGGCGAAATGATGTTCTTCGACTACTCGCCGCGGCCGCCGTTCATGTATTACGGCGTCGTCGCCGCCACGGGCCAGATCGTCCATCAGGTGCCGATCAGCCTGCCGGGCGCCCGCTTGCAGCACGACATGGCGATCACCGAGCATTACTCGATCCTGTTCGATTTCCCCATGTTCTGGGACCCGCGGTTGCTTGCCCAAGGCAAGGCACGGGTCGTGTTCGATCCGCACATGCCCAGCCGCTTTGGCATTCTGCCGCGGCTTGGCGACGAGACGAGCCTGCGCTGGTTCGAAGCCCCGGCCTGCTACATGTACCACACGATCAACGCGTTCGAGGAAGGCGACGAAATCGTGTTGATCGGCTGTGCCATCGACAATCCGCTGCCTCCCAAGCGTAGTGCGGGCGCCACCCCGCGGCTGGATGTCATCGAGCTCGCACCTTACCTGACGCGTTGGCGATTCAATCTGGCGACGGGGACCTCACACGTCGAACGACTCGACGACGTGCCGACGGAATTCCCGCGGATGAACAACCAACAACTCGGCCGCCCGGCGCGATACAGCTACAACCCGCGCATCGCCCGGGCCGATACGCTCCAGTTCGACGGCCTGATCAAGTACGACCTGGCCACTGGCACCAGCCAGACCTTGAGCTATGGTCCCGGCCGCTTTGGCGGCGAAGCGGTGTTTGCCCCGCGCGCGAGCGGCCAGGCGGAGGACGACGGCTACTTGTTTACCTTCGTCTACGACGAGCAGAACGATCAGGCGGAACTTTGGATCATCGATGCCGCGCGATTCGAGGGCGAACCGGTCGCCCGAGTTGCGATTCCTCAGCGGGTTCCGATCGGCTACCACGCTTGCTGGGTGAGCGAGGCCGAAATCCGCGGGCAGCGGTTACCCGCGTAG
- a CDS encoding LamG domain-containing protein, translating into MYARVLLLTLAMLAVACAAQADSTTVSTRVKASADDAGQDGSGNVVLTNGSISLSSGTWCGVRFQNLAIPQGAYIISATLTVVAANSTSGANPATVIYGEDEDNATAFAATANNISGRTKTSATASWKITNWTAGTSYQAPDVRALVQEIVNRPGWASGNSLAILLNATSGASRPAVAYDGSSSQAALLSVTYVVVTRPVANRLLFVVTNSSNPSKQEDLRQAFFTDIGYTVTLLKASANQSSYDTYAAANDVAYISEEVKASQIRTKLIQKPLGIINEIPALADDFGIASTSSVSSGNTAVTVTTNEHYVVAPFAVGGLTILSASQDLSWFSGTLAPDAIVLATVAGQSSIIAVEAGGKLNDDTRAAGRRILLPFGGGTFDFAQLNADGLVMVSRAMAWAGGLVGWWKLDDASGTTATDSTVNLAHGTLFDFDFGANGTTGRIDRALAFNGKSNYVSISSQACFQVTQAFSISAWIKVSTWGTGDDVDTILRKGDDGPNNWQLAVEDGHLALALDGKDGSNTAGNTSLTAGRWTFVVGTWDGSYVRLYVDAVLDNTPVARAAPISTDTREVYLGGHSSGDLSEGLFDDVRFYNHALSQLEINQLMGHGSLPGLQILKWVEVR; encoded by the coding sequence ATGTACGCTCGAGTGCTGTTACTCACGTTGGCGATGCTCGCCGTGGCCTGCGCCGCGCAGGCCGATTCGACCACCGTCAGCACGCGCGTCAAGGCCTCGGCCGACGACGCGGGCCAGGACGGCTCGGGCAACGTCGTGTTGACCAATGGCTCGATCAGCCTCAGCTCGGGCACCTGGTGCGGCGTGCGATTCCAGAATCTCGCGATCCCGCAGGGGGCATACATCATTTCGGCGACGCTCACCGTCGTCGCTGCCAACTCGACGAGCGGCGCCAACCCCGCGACCGTCATCTATGGCGAGGACGAGGACAATGCCACGGCCTTCGCCGCCACGGCCAACAACATCAGCGGGCGCACGAAGACCAGCGCGACAGCGAGCTGGAAAATCACCAACTGGACCGCCGGCACAAGTTATCAGGCGCCCGACGTGCGGGCGCTCGTGCAAGAAATCGTCAACCGCCCGGGCTGGGCGAGCGGCAATAGCCTGGCGATTCTGCTGAATGCCACATCGGGGGCGTCTCGGCCGGCCGTGGCCTACGACGGCTCGAGCTCGCAAGCGGCGCTGTTGAGCGTCACCTACGTGGTGGTCACGAGGCCGGTGGCAAATCGCCTGCTGTTCGTGGTCACCAACAGCTCCAACCCGTCGAAGCAGGAAGATCTGCGGCAAGCCTTTTTTACCGACATCGGCTATACGGTCACGCTCCTCAAGGCGAGTGCGAACCAATCGTCCTACGATACCTACGCGGCTGCCAATGACGTGGCCTACATCTCGGAAGAGGTAAAGGCCTCGCAGATCCGCACCAAGCTCATACAGAAGCCCCTGGGCATCATCAACGAGATTCCGGCGCTGGCCGACGATTTTGGCATCGCGTCGACGAGTTCCGTCAGCAGCGGCAACACCGCGGTCACGGTGACGACCAATGAGCATTACGTGGTTGCGCCGTTCGCGGTCGGCGGTCTGACGATCTTGTCCGCATCGCAGGATTTGAGCTGGTTTTCCGGCACGCTGGCCCCCGATGCGATCGTCTTGGCGACGGTCGCTGGGCAGAGCTCGATCATCGCCGTCGAGGCCGGCGGCAAATTGAACGACGACACCCGAGCCGCCGGACGGCGCATCTTGTTGCCGTTTGGCGGCGGCACCTTCGACTTCGCGCAGCTCAACGCCGACGGCCTCGTGATGGTCAGCCGCGCCATGGCCTGGGCAGGTGGGCTGGTAGGCTGGTGGAAACTCGACGATGCCTCGGGAACCACGGCCACCGACTCGACCGTGAATCTTGCCCACGGCACGCTCTTCGATTTCGATTTCGGCGCCAATGGGACCACCGGACGCATCGACAGGGCCCTAGCCTTCAACGGCAAGTCGAACTACGTCAGCATTTCCAGCCAGGCCTGCTTCCAGGTCACTCAGGCGTTCTCCATCTCGGCCTGGATCAAGGTCAGTACCTGGGGCACGGGCGACGACGTCGACACCATCCTTCGCAAGGGCGATGATGGCCCCAACAATTGGCAACTCGCTGTCGAAGACGGCCACCTTGCGCTGGCCTTGGACGGCAAAGACGGTTCGAACACGGCCGGCAATACCTCGCTGACCGCCGGCCGGTGGACGTTTGTTGTTGGCACCTGGGACGGGTCCTATGTCCGGCTCTATGTCGACGCCGTGCTCGACAATACACCCGTCGCCCGCGCCGCGCCGATTTCGACCGATACGCGCGAGGTGTACCTCGGTGGCCACTCGAGTGGCGACCTGTCGGAAGGCCTGTTCGACGACGTGCGGTTCTACAATCACGCCTTGAGCCAGCTGGAAATCAACCAGCTCATGGGACACGGATCGCTGCCAGGCTTGCAGATCCTGAAATGGGTCGAAGTCCGGTGA
- a CDS encoding type II secretion system F family protein, with amino-acid sequence MGTLELSPRRSGPLEFFRRLHQIKIGGSHRDPATRKTPQKDLIRIVSNLATLVTNGLSLPKALATIAAEPSLEAYADLLDDIRRKIEAGQAFSSALATYRNTFSDLMVYQIRVAERSGTVGETLTRITEQLENHSRIRSLVIKRLSYPAVVVIAGALVVFFMISFIVPVFQDTYAKAGVPLPWVTRALMAIADAIWGYGWIAPLALGLFWLGWKRMRRSRVMAARFDRLVLQLPVLGNWFRDLAVLQFVQVLGTMLESGFKVVDALAASSGSVSNAAVRAAVEQLHAAVVRGERLSRELERHGKLFPPVISQLVIVGEQTGKLSTTARHVVDHLRRQIERNTDVMVGAIEPVLTVGLAFAIGFVLMAIYLPMFDMISVIETK; translated from the coding sequence ATGGGCACGTTGGAACTCTCACCCCGGCGCAGCGGCCCTTTGGAGTTCTTCCGCCGGCTGCACCAGATCAAGATCGGCGGTTCGCATCGCGATCCGGCGACGCGGAAGACGCCGCAAAAAGACTTGATCCGCATCGTCAGCAACCTGGCGACGCTGGTGACCAATGGCCTGTCGTTGCCCAAGGCCTTGGCGACGATCGCCGCCGAGCCGTCGTTGGAGGCCTATGCCGACCTGCTCGACGACATTCGCCGCAAGATCGAGGCCGGCCAGGCGTTCAGCTCGGCGCTGGCCACGTATCGCAACACATTCTCCGACCTGATGGTCTATCAGATTCGCGTCGCCGAGCGGTCCGGGACGGTGGGCGAGACGCTGACCCGGATCACCGAGCAGCTCGAGAACCATAGCCGCATTCGCAGCCTGGTCATCAAGCGGCTCAGCTATCCGGCGGTGGTCGTCATCGCCGGCGCGCTGGTGGTGTTCTTCATGATCTCGTTCATCGTGCCGGTGTTTCAGGACACGTACGCCAAGGCCGGCGTGCCGCTCCCTTGGGTCACACGCGCGCTGATGGCGATCGCCGACGCGATTTGGGGCTATGGCTGGATCGCGCCGCTAGCCTTGGGTCTGTTCTGGCTGGGCTGGAAACGGATGCGGCGCAGCCGCGTCATGGCCGCGCGATTCGATCGCCTCGTGCTGCAGCTGCCGGTGTTGGGCAACTGGTTTCGCGATCTGGCCGTACTGCAGTTTGTACAGGTGCTGGGCACGATGCTCGAATCGGGGTTCAAGGTCGTCGACGCGCTGGCTGCCTCGAGCGGCAGCGTGAGCAATGCGGCGGTCCGCGCGGCCGTCGAGCAATTGCACGCCGCCGTGGTCCGCGGAGAGCGTTTGAGCCGTGAGCTGGAACGTCACGGCAAGCTGTTTCCGCCGGTCATCAGCCAGTTGGTGATCGTCGGCGAGCAGACCGGCAAGCTCTCGACCACGGCCCGGCACGTGGTCGATCACCTGCGGCGACAGATCGAGCGTAATACAGACGTCATGGTCGGCGCGATCGAACCGGTGCTGACCGTGGGCCTGGCGTTCGCCATCGGCTTCGTGCTGATGGCGATCTACCTGCCCATGTTCGACATGATCAGCGTGATCGAAACCAAGTAA